In Herbinix luporum, a single window of DNA contains:
- a CDS encoding Yip1 family protein, with amino-acid sequence MNIMAESFKDRLRQLGKTLKYSLYVIFHPFDGFWDLIHEKRGSMGAAHTIIILVVLTQIWTWTYSAFPYYLPQWEYFNLFMRVLPTVVLFIIWCIANWCLTTLMDGKGKFNHIYMATAYAFTPYVLINLPLILLTYVLTYEESTYYTVFNNISIIWCVILVLAAMMMIHDYTFGKAVVSSLLTIVAMLVIIFLIVMFFSLITQSVGYFVALYKEATFRLY; translated from the coding sequence ATGAACATAATGGCAGAGAGTTTTAAAGATAGATTAAGACAGCTAGGTAAGACCTTAAAATATAGCTTATATGTAATTTTCCATCCCTTTGACGGCTTTTGGGACTTAATACATGAAAAGCGGGGATCTATGGGGGCTGCTCATACAATTATAATATTAGTTGTATTAACACAGATTTGGACATGGACTTATTCGGCCTTTCCCTACTATTTGCCTCAATGGGAATATTTCAACTTATTTATGCGGGTTTTACCCACTGTAGTTTTGTTTATTATATGGTGTATAGCTAACTGGTGTCTTACCACCTTAATGGACGGTAAGGGAAAGTTTAATCATATTTATATGGCCACTGCATATGCCTTTACCCCATATGTACTGATTAACTTACCTCTCATTTTGTTAACTTATGTATTAACTTACGAGGAATCTACATACTACACTGTATTTAACAATATTAGTATTATATGGTGTGTTATATTAGTCCTTGCTGCTATGATGATGATACACGATTATACCTTTGGAAAAGCCGTGGTTTCCAGCCTTCTTACTATAGTAGCTATGTTAGTAATTATATTCTTAATAGTTATGTTTTTTAGCTTAATTACACAGAGTGTGGGATATTTTGTAGCCTTATATAAAGAAGCTACATTCAGACTATATTAA
- a CDS encoding DUF5696 domain-containing protein: MKTRKKLLLLLVIPFLLGVMSACSKEAVDDNIEVYSQGEIEDKEIVIENNDLEFHFFPETTQFYVLKKSTGFIWHSNPENTEDQGGFRKELESTLTLRYNTESGSKTLLNNYGLSIEKGNYTYEKLENGVKVNYTIGNVDKVYYVPKAVPESRFLEFYDKMSKSVQSQISMSYRVYDINNLRKSDDKEALIATYPDIVDEPIYVMMDGTPQYLIEMAEEKFAEVGYTAEDYEIDAARYGSTKSQDTPVFNVSVIYELKDDGLEVSIPLSDVKYKQKYPIVEIRPLPYFGAGGESDEGFIFVPEGSGAIINFNNNKHSQNSYRTDIYGWDYALSRDAVIDETRMNMPLFGISKNGSSFICILEEGNSYSFIEAAVSGSSHGYNYACANYNLLHSEEMDISAKSDKTVRMFEEKLPDEVLVQKYIFIDNEDYVSMATKYRQYLMNRFPVLVKKTESDLPVAVEIIGAIDRTKHYLGIPFRRPYELTSYEEAQGIIKELNEAGISDLNVNYKGWFNGGILHKAPNKVKLINELGSKKDFKNLVKYTDENDVNLYLGATIQFVYNNSLIDNFVVIRDGAKHVNRKVVELKPYSPVYYGKIDDLYTYYLAKPSYYMNNLNSYAKEIAKRGVKGIAFEDIGMILSADYNKKNPVSREEVKNMQMEKLKELASEEYNIMIRSGNMYAVPYADFIIDLNLGTKGYNIIDDEIPFYEIVLHGLVSYAGSAINLSPDYTKNLLKTVETGAGLYFCFMSADAFDLRDSRYTNYYSSNFNDWKDEAVELYQKMKDDFGHLYNQFITDHQKLAAGVYLTQYEDGTKVIVNYNDRAYNHKGIQVPAKDYIVEGGKQ, translated from the coding sequence ATGAAAACCAGAAAAAAGCTTCTGTTATTACTTGTAATCCCCTTCTTACTAGGTGTGATGTCTGCATGTAGTAAAGAAGCAGTGGATGATAATATTGAAGTTTATTCACAAGGTGAAATAGAAGATAAAGAAATAGTAATTGAAAATAATGATTTAGAATTTCACTTTTTTCCTGAAACAACTCAGTTTTATGTATTAAAAAAGAGTACAGGATTTATTTGGCACTCCAACCCTGAAAATACTGAGGATCAGGGTGGATTTAGAAAAGAGTTAGAATCTACATTGACTTTAAGATACAATACTGAATCCGGCAGTAAGACCTTACTTAATAATTATGGCCTTAGTATAGAAAAGGGGAACTACACTTATGAAAAGTTAGAAAATGGTGTTAAGGTAAATTACACCATAGGTAATGTTGATAAGGTTTATTATGTGCCAAAGGCTGTGCCGGAATCTAGATTTTTAGAATTCTATGACAAAATGAGCAAATCGGTACAAAGTCAAATTAGTATGAGCTATCGTGTCTACGATATAAATAATTTAAGAAAGTCAGATGATAAGGAGGCTTTAATAGCCACTTATCCTGATATAGTAGATGAACCCATATATGTCATGATGGATGGGACTCCCCAGTATTTGATTGAAATGGCAGAAGAGAAATTTGCAGAAGTGGGATATACAGCAGAAGATTACGAAATAGATGCGGCAAGATATGGTTCGACAAAGTCCCAAGACACACCGGTATTTAATGTATCGGTAATATATGAATTAAAAGATGATGGATTAGAGGTTAGCATACCTCTTAGTGATGTTAAATACAAGCAAAAGTATCCTATCGTTGAAATCAGACCACTTCCTTACTTCGGTGCCGGAGGAGAAAGTGATGAAGGATTTATATTTGTACCGGAAGGCTCCGGGGCTATTATTAATTTCAACAACAATAAACATTCCCAGAACTCTTATAGAACTGATATATATGGTTGGGATTATGCATTAAGCCGTGATGCTGTTATAGATGAAACAAGAATGAATATGCCCTTGTTCGGTATAAGTAAGAACGGATCCTCCTTTATATGCATACTGGAGGAAGGCAATTCCTATTCATTTATAGAGGCTGCCGTAAGCGGAAGTAGCCATGGTTATAATTATGCTTGTGCAAATTATAACTTGCTTCACAGTGAAGAAATGGATATATCAGCAAAATCGGATAAAACCGTACGTATGTTTGAGGAAAAGCTTCCCGATGAAGTTTTGGTACAAAAATATATATTCATAGATAATGAGGATTATGTATCTATGGCCACTAAGTATCGTCAGTACCTTATGAATCGTTTCCCGGTGCTGGTAAAGAAGACCGAATCGGATTTACCTGTTGCAGTGGAGATTATAGGTGCCATCGATAGAACTAAGCATTATTTGGGAATACCCTTTAGACGTCCCTATGAGCTGACTTCATATGAAGAAGCCCAAGGAATTATAAAAGAACTTAATGAGGCCGGAATAAGTGATCTTAATGTTAATTATAAGGGATGGTTTAACGGGGGTATTCTTCATAAAGCTCCCAATAAGGTTAAGCTAATAAATGAACTGGGCAGTAAAAAAGATTTTAAAAATCTGGTGAAATATACAGATGAAAATGATGTGAATTTATACTTGGGAGCCACCATACAATTTGTTTACAATAATTCTTTAATTGACAATTTTGTAGTCATAAGAGACGGAGCAAAACATGTTAACCGTAAGGTGGTGGAACTTAAGCCATACAGCCCGGTTTATTATGGAAAGATAGATGACCTATATACATATTATTTAGCAAAGCCCAGCTACTATATGAATAATTTAAATAGCTATGCAAAAGAAATTGCAAAACGTGGGGTTAAGGGCATTGCCTTTGAAGATATAGGAATGATTTTAAGTGCAGACTATAACAAAAAGAATCCCGTAAGCCGGGAAGAAGTTAAGAATATGCAAATGGAGAAGCTAAAGGAGTTGGCTTCGGAAGAATATAATATAATGATACGTTCCGGTAATATGTATGCTGTTCCATATGCTGACTTTATAATAGACCTTAATTTGGGAACTAAAGGTTATAATATTATTGATGATGAAATACCTTTTTATGAAATTGTACTCCATGGACTGGTTTCCTATGCCGGCTCGGCTATAAATCTATCACCTGATTATACCAAAAATCTACTAAAGACAGTAGAGACCGGTGCCGGATTATACTTTTGCTTTATGTCAGCAGATGCATTTGATTTAAGAGACAGCAGATATACCAACTATTATTCTTCTAACTTTAATGATTGGAAGGATGAGGCTGTAGAATTATATCAGAAGATGAAGGATGATTTTGGACATCTTTATAATCAATTTATTACTGACCATCAGAAGTTGGCCGCTGGTGTTTATTTAACCCAGTATGAGGATGGTACAAAGGTTATTGTAAACTATAATGATAGGGCTTACAACCACAAGGGCATTCAAGTTCCTGCTAAGGATTATATTGTGGAAGGAGGTAAGCAATAA
- a CDS encoding carbohydrate ABC transporter permease yields MNSENMDKRKKKQKKPKSMAYRNAVSGYLFTAPFTIGFIVFLLMPLLQSLRMAFSTVNFEGGLAYKFVKFENFKYIFTVDPDFITYLVTELWQMFYTIPSIIIFSFFIAIILNQEFKGRGLVRAIFFLPVILSSGVLVGIETNNTLMQGLKEVIADTSNATSITDVVKSLFLSESAYVGPMLNYVFNAVDSIYEIAIASGIQIIIFLSGLQTISPSMFEAAKIEGATAWETFWKITLPMVSSLILVNTIYSIVDFFVRSDNEVMIHIKETMTPALEYGRSSAMAWTYFAIIAVIIGIVSAFISKRVYYYD; encoded by the coding sequence ATGAATAGTGAAAATATGGACAAAAGAAAAAAGAAGCAGAAAAAACCAAAGAGTATGGCATATCGTAATGCCGTATCGGGATATTTGTTTACGGCACCATTTACCATTGGATTTATCGTATTTCTCCTTATGCCTTTGTTGCAGTCACTAAGAATGGCATTTAGTACAGTAAATTTTGAAGGAGGATTAGCATATAAATTTGTAAAGTTTGAAAACTTCAAATACATATTTACGGTAGATCCGGATTTTATAACCTATTTAGTAACAGAACTATGGCAAATGTTTTATACTATTCCCTCAATCATCATATTTAGCTTCTTTATAGCCATAATCCTAAATCAAGAGTTTAAGGGCAGGGGATTGGTAAGGGCCATATTCTTCCTACCGGTGATACTTTCTTCCGGTGTGTTAGTGGGAATTGAGACTAATAATACCCTAATGCAGGGACTTAAAGAAGTTATAGCAGATACATCCAATGCTACCAGCATTACTGACGTGGTAAAAAGCTTATTCTTATCAGAGTCTGCATATGTAGGGCCCATGTTAAACTATGTATTTAATGCCGTTGATAGTATTTATGAAATTGCAATAGCTTCCGGCATACAAATTATCATATTCCTGTCAGGCCTTCAGACTATATCGCCCAGTATGTTTGAAGCGGCAAAAATTGAAGGGGCCACTGCATGGGAAACCTTCTGGAAAATAACCTTACCGATGGTAAGTTCTCTAATCCTGGTTAACACCATATACTCCATAGTTGACTTCTTTGTAAGAAGCGACAATGAGGTTATGATTCATATTAAGGAAACAATGACACCGGCATTGGAATATGGCAGAAGCTCAGCAATGGCTTGGACTTACTTTGCCATAATAGCTGTAATCATAGGAATTGTATCAGCGTTTATATCAAAGAGGGTATACTATTATGATTAA
- a CDS encoding carbohydrate ABC transporter permease, giving the protein MIKMKNIILKKSNKVKHVKNESLRSFWERNRLSEGYLLKKTIANGTLKFCRAVMLFGLAFLILQPILSKISVSFMEERDLYDATVINIPRNWTLANYELSSKLMNYPKSLISTLLISLLIALVQLASTTLVAYGFARYNFPGKKILFAAVILSIVIPPQTILTALYLNFRYFDVFGIIELIRGKSLNLLNSIWPYVMMSAGCMGLKNGLYIFMLRQYFRGIPKEMEEAAYVDGCGKLKTFLLIMLPDAKPMLTSIFLFAYVWQWTDSFYSSLFLRKYGLLANAVAGLGDNLMTYIQNISNRTAFPSTAYTQAMISTGTLMVIIPLIIIYLVAQKGFVESLAQAGIKM; this is encoded by the coding sequence ATGATTAAGATGAAGAATATAATTTTAAAAAAATCCAATAAGGTAAAACATGTGAAAAATGAATCCCTAAGAAGCTTTTGGGAGAGGAACCGGCTTTCAGAAGGCTACTTGTTAAAAAAGACAATAGCCAATGGAACTTTAAAGTTCTGTAGAGCCGTCATGTTATTTGGTCTGGCCTTCTTAATACTGCAGCCTATATTAAGTAAGATTTCCGTAAGTTTTATGGAAGAAAGGGATTTGTATGATGCAACCGTTATAAATATCCCAAGAAATTGGACCTTGGCTAATTATGAGCTGTCCAGTAAGCTGATGAATTATCCTAAATCATTAATATCTACTTTGCTTATATCATTATTAATTGCCTTGGTGCAGTTAGCATCAACTACTTTAGTGGCTTATGGATTTGCAAGGTATAATTTCCCCGGTAAAAAGATTTTATTTGCTGCAGTTATATTATCAATTGTAATACCTCCCCAGACAATTCTTACGGCCTTATATCTAAATTTTAGATACTTTGACGTTTTTGGAATTATTGAATTGATTAGAGGCAAGTCCCTAAATCTTCTTAATTCCATTTGGCCTTATGTTATGATGAGTGCCGGTTGCATGGGATTAAAAAATGGTTTATACATATTTATGCTTAGGCAGTATTTCCGTGGTATTCCTAAGGAGATGGAAGAGGCGGCTTATGTAGACGGATGCGGTAAGCTTAAGACCTTTTTACTTATAATGTTACCGGATGCAAAACCCATGTTGACATCCATTTTCCTCTTTGCTTATGTATGGCAATGGACAGATTCTTTCTATTCCTCCTTATTCTTAAGGAAATATGGATTGCTGGCAAATGCGGTTGCAGGTTTGGGAGATAACTTAATGACCTATATACAGAATATAAGTAACAGAACTGCATTTCCTAGTACTGCTTATACACAGGCTATGATTTCTACCGGTACCTTAATGGTAATAATACCCTTAATTATCATATATCTTGTAGCTCAAAAAGGTTTTGTAGAAAGTCTTGCCCAGGCAGGCATTAAAATGTAG
- a CDS encoding glycoside hydrolase family 3 C-terminal domain-containing protein, with the protein MQEYKAYLDETLSFEDRAKDLVSRMTLEEKVFQTLHTAAAIERLGVKAYNWWNEALHGVARAGVATVFPQAIGLAATFDEDLLEEIADVISTEGRAKFNAQQKYGDYDIYKGLTFWSPNVNIFRDPRWGRGHETYGEDPYLSSRLGVRFINGIQGKDEKYLKAAACAKHFAVHSGPEDLRHSFNAECSTQDLYETYLPAFKACVQEANVEAVMGAYNRTNGEPCCGSKTLLKDILRDEWGFKGHVVSDCWAIKDFHEYHKVTSTPVESVALAMNNGCDLNCGNIYGNLLMAVRDGLVEEKTIDEAVIRLITTRMKLGLFDNPEKVPFNKIGYDQVDTKEHLELNITAARKSIVLLKNQDKLLPLDKSKIKTIGVIGPNANSRKALVGNYEGTASEYITILEGIKEYVGDDIRVYYSEGCHLFKKAMSGLGMENDRLAEAKTVCDMSDVVIACFGLDPGLEGEEGDQGNEFASGDKPNLNLPGIQEEVLKELYNSGKPIVLVLLSGSALSIPWADEHIPAIVQGWYPGAQGGRAIAQVLFGDYSPEGKLPVTFYRTTEELPEFTDYNMANRTYRYMKNEALYPFGYGLSYTEFELSNVSVDADKIVPGNNVLCTADIKNVGDMPGAETLQVYVKVKQEGAPNWQLKGLKKVYLNPGQLKTVSIELKDTAFGLYDNEGNLVLHEGEYEVFVGTSQPDARSIALTGKKPYSKIMHSDQTVIL; encoded by the coding sequence ATGCAAGAATATAAGGCTTACTTAGATGAAACACTTAGTTTTGAGGATAGAGCTAAAGATCTAGTCTCGAGAATGACACTGGAAGAAAAAGTTTTTCAAACTTTGCATACGGCTGCTGCCATAGAAAGACTGGGTGTAAAAGCTTATAACTGGTGGAATGAGGCACTTCATGGTGTTGCCCGTGCCGGTGTTGCTACTGTATTTCCTCAAGCCATAGGGCTTGCTGCAACTTTTGATGAGGATCTATTGGAGGAGATTGCAGATGTTATATCTACAGAAGGTAGAGCAAAATTTAATGCACAACAAAAATATGGTGATTATGATATTTATAAAGGCTTAACCTTCTGGTCACCTAATGTTAATATTTTTAGAGATCCCAGATGGGGAAGAGGCCATGAAACCTATGGTGAGGATCCATATCTTAGCTCCAGATTAGGTGTAAGATTTATAAATGGTATCCAAGGAAAAGATGAAAAGTATTTAAAAGCAGCGGCATGTGCAAAGCACTTTGCTGTTCACTCAGGTCCTGAGGATTTAAGACATAGCTTTAATGCGGAGTGCTCCACACAAGATTTGTATGAAACTTACCTGCCTGCATTTAAGGCCTGCGTTCAGGAAGCAAATGTTGAAGCCGTTATGGGAGCTTATAACCGTACAAATGGCGAGCCCTGCTGTGGAAGTAAAACTTTATTAAAGGATATCCTTAGAGATGAATGGGGCTTTAAAGGTCATGTAGTATCTGACTGCTGGGCAATAAAGGATTTCCATGAGTATCATAAGGTAACTTCTACACCGGTTGAATCTGTAGCCTTAGCTATGAACAATGGGTGCGACTTAAACTGCGGTAATATATATGGCAATTTGCTGATGGCAGTTAGGGACGGCCTGGTTGAGGAAAAAACTATTGATGAGGCAGTTATAAGGCTGATAACCACAAGAATGAAGTTAGGCCTTTTTGATAATCCTGAAAAGGTACCCTTTAATAAGATTGGTTATGATCAGGTAGACACTAAAGAGCATTTGGAATTAAACATAACAGCTGCCAGAAAATCTATTGTCTTATTAAAGAATCAAGATAAATTATTACCTTTAGACAAATCTAAAATTAAGACCATAGGGGTTATAGGACCTAATGCAAACAGCAGAAAAGCCTTGGTAGGTAACTATGAAGGTACTGCTTCAGAATATATTACTATATTAGAAGGTATAAAAGAATATGTTGGTGACGATATTCGAGTATATTACTCTGAAGGTTGCCATTTATTTAAAAAGGCTATGTCAGGGCTTGGCATGGAAAATGACAGACTGGCAGAAGCAAAAACAGTTTGCGATATGAGTGATGTAGTCATTGCTTGTTTCGGACTTGATCCGGGTCTTGAAGGTGAAGAAGGAGACCAGGGTAATGAATTTGCCAGCGGTGATAAACCCAACTTAAATCTTCCCGGAATTCAAGAAGAAGTACTAAAAGAATTATATAATAGCGGCAAGCCCATTGTATTGGTTCTTCTTTCCGGAAGTGCCCTTAGCATTCCTTGGGCTGATGAACATATACCTGCTATTGTTCAAGGCTGGTATCCGGGAGCTCAAGGTGGTAGAGCAATTGCCCAGGTACTATTTGGTGACTATTCACCAGAGGGTAAACTTCCTGTAACCTTCTACAGAACCACTGAGGAATTGCCTGAGTTTACAGATTATAATATGGCTAACAGAACTTATCGTTATATGAAGAATGAAGCTCTTTATCCTTTTGGATATGGACTGTCATATACAGAGTTTGAATTGTCCAATGTATCTGTAGATGCAGATAAGATTGTTCCCGGTAATAATGTATTATGTACTGCCGACATAAAAAATGTAGGGGATATGCCGGGGGCTGAAACATTACAAGTATATGTTAAGGTAAAACAAGAGGGTGCACCTAATTGGCAGCTAAAGGGACTAAAGAAGGTTTACTTAAATCCCGGCCAGTTAAAAACCGTATCAATAGAATTAAAGGATACAGCCTTTGGACTGTATGATAATGAGGGTAATTTAGTATTGCATGAAGGTGAATATGAAGTATTTGTCGGTACAAGTCAACCGGATGCAAGAAGTATTGCATTAACCGGTAAAAAACCTTATAGTAAAATCATGCATTCCGACCAGACTGTTATTTTATAA
- a CDS encoding alpha-glucuronidase family glycosyl hydrolase produces MKYNKCWLNFNPINNYGDKEFLTEIIVCTGNKENNSLIIDNAIKELTEALNKMLNIKVDQRILASEDEAATVKSGIILKLTDDSTLKEEGFSIKQIGEAVYIEAKTDKGLLYGSFDLIRRIAQGQSIRGLNITENPKNNFRMLNHWDNMDGSIERGYSGNSFFFENDEIILDERIVDYARLIASVGINATVINNVNVHEAATELITDRYLGKLRTMADIFAGYGIKLYLSANFAAPIELGGLPVSDPLDKDVEEWWKNCIKKVYEYIPHFGGFLIKADSEGRPGPFTYGRTHAEGANLLARILKPYGGILIWRCFVYNCQQDWRDYKTDRARAAYDNFIGLDGEFDDNVILQIKNGPMDFQVREPVSPLFGGLKNTNMILEVQAAQEYTGHQKDVCYLIPMWKEVLDFETYAKKDGSTVADIVSGRAYNQVNCGMAAVSNTGNDYNWTGNDLAASNLYGFGRLAWNTELSSEQIAMEWIKQTFPHEDKVINTVHEILMKSWPVYEKYTSPLGIGWMVNPNNHYGPNVDGYEYDRWGTYHRADRDGMGVDRTVKNGTGYAGQYNEPLASMYENIETCPEELLLFFHYVRYDYKLKTGKTLIQHIYDTHFEGVEEVEKMIEGWKELKGLIPDDVHDRVSARFNMQLENAIEWRDRVNTYFYRKSGVKDEKGRKIF; encoded by the coding sequence ATGAAGTACAATAAGTGTTGGTTAAACTTTAACCCTATCAATAATTATGGGGACAAGGAATTTTTGACTGAAATTATAGTATGTACAGGCAATAAGGAGAATAATAGTCTGATCATTGATAATGCCATTAAAGAGTTAACCGAAGCATTAAATAAGATGCTTAACATAAAAGTTGACCAGAGGATTTTGGCTAGTGAAGATGAAGCAGCTACAGTAAAATCAGGAATAATTTTAAAGCTAACAGATGATTCTACACTAAAAGAAGAAGGGTTTTCAATAAAGCAAATAGGAGAAGCTGTTTATATCGAGGCAAAAACAGATAAGGGCTTATTATATGGAAGTTTCGATTTGATTCGCCGTATAGCCCAGGGTCAGTCAATTCGTGGCCTTAATATTACTGAGAATCCCAAGAACAATTTCCGTATGTTAAATCATTGGGATAATATGGACGGCAGTATCGAAAGAGGCTATTCAGGTAATTCCTTCTTTTTTGAGAATGATGAAATTATACTGGATGAGAGAATAGTAGATTATGCCAGGTTAATTGCTTCCGTCGGTATAAATGCAACTGTAATTAACAATGTAAACGTTCATGAGGCAGCTACCGAACTTATTACAGACCGTTACTTAGGTAAACTTCGTACAATGGCAGATATATTCGCCGGTTATGGAATAAAATTATATTTAAGTGCTAACTTTGCAGCACCGATTGAGTTGGGAGGACTTCCTGTTTCTGATCCCTTAGATAAGGATGTAGAAGAGTGGTGGAAAAACTGTATTAAAAAAGTATATGAATATATCCCCCATTTTGGAGGTTTTCTGATAAAGGCGGACTCAGAAGGCAGACCCGGTCCATTTACCTACGGCCGTACCCATGCAGAGGGTGCAAACTTACTTGCAAGGATATTAAAACCCTATGGAGGAATCCTAATATGGCGCTGCTTTGTATATAACTGCCAGCAGGATTGGAGAGATTATAAAACTGACCGTGCCAGAGCAGCTTATGATAATTTCATAGGATTAGATGGCGAATTTGATGACAATGTAATTCTTCAAATAAAGAATGGACCTATGGATTTCCAGGTAAGGGAGCCTGTATCACCTTTGTTTGGAGGATTAAAGAATACAAATATGATTTTAGAAGTTCAGGCTGCCCAGGAATATACAGGCCATCAAAAGGACGTATGCTATCTTATTCCTATGTGGAAGGAAGTCCTAGATTTTGAGACCTATGCTAAGAAGGATGGATCTACTGTTGCTGATATAGTGTCCGGAAGAGCTTATAATCAGGTAAATTGTGGAATGGCTGCAGTATCTAATACAGGAAATGATTATAACTGGACCGGCAATGATCTTGCGGCTTCTAATTTGTATGGTTTCGGAAGACTGGCTTGGAATACGGAGCTTTCTTCAGAGCAGATTGCAATGGAATGGATTAAGCAGACATTTCCTCATGAGGATAAAGTAATAAATACTGTTCATGAGATTCTGATGAAATCATGGCCCGTATATGAGAAATATACATCACCTCTGGGAATTGGCTGGATGGTTAACCCTAACAATCACTATGGCCCTAATGTAGATGGCTATGAGTATGATAGATGGGGTACCTATCACAGGGCAGATAGAGACGGTATGGGTGTAGACAGAACTGTGAAAAATGGTACAGGCTATGCAGGACAATACAATGAACCCCTTGCCTCTATGTACGAGAATATAGAAACTTGCCCTGAAGAACTTTTACTATTCTTCCATTATGTTAGATATGATTATAAACTAAAAACCGGAAAGACTCTTATCCAGCATATCTATGATACCCATTTTGAAGGGGTAGAAGAAGTTGAGAAGATGATTGAGGGTTGGAAAGAATTAAAGGGACTTATACCTGATGATGTCCATGATAGAGTATCCGCACGCTTTAATATGCAACTGGAAAATGCCATAGAATGGCGTGATAGGGTTAACACATATTTCTACAGAAAATCAGGGGTTAAAGACGAAAAAGGTAGAAAAATATTTTAA
- the uxuA gene encoding mannonate dehydratase produces MDMTLRWFGKKHDSVKLEYIKQIPGVTGVVSSLHDVPAGEPWKLEDILELKKEVEKAGLKLIGIESVNIHEDIKIGLPSREKYIENYKISLENLGKADVHMVCYNFMPIFDWTRTELAKQLEDGSYVMAYDENIIKGIKPETMFERMEKESGGFILPGWEPNRRDEIMDLFEKYKGVTKEKLMENLKYFLDAIMPVCEKYQIKMALHPDDPAWSVFGLPRIVTSEKALEEIALLNDSIYNGFTLCTGSLGSNLNNNLPQIIRNPKISNRIHFVHLRNMKFESDGVFYESSHLSCDGNFDMYEIVKALYDIGFDGVVRPDHGRMIWDEQARPGYGLYDRALGVAYLNGLWEAIRKNDKSNK; encoded by the coding sequence ATGGATATGACCTTACGTTGGTTTGGAAAAAAACATGATAGTGTTAAATTAGAGTATATTAAACAGATACCTGGTGTAACAGGTGTTGTATCTTCACTGCATGATGTTCCTGCAGGTGAGCCATGGAAGTTGGAGGATATATTAGAGTTAAAAAAAGAAGTAGAAAAAGCTGGCTTAAAGCTTATAGGAATTGAAAGTGTAAACATCCATGAGGATATTAAAATAGGACTACCCTCAAGAGAAAAGTATATTGAAAATTATAAGATTTCCCTTGAGAATTTGGGTAAAGCTGATGTTCATATGGTATGTTACAATTTTATGCCTATTTTTGACTGGACAAGAACAGAATTGGCAAAGCAGCTAGAAGATGGCTCCTATGTGATGGCTTATGATGAGAATATTATCAAAGGAATTAAACCTGAGACCATGTTCGAACGTATGGAGAAGGAAAGCGGCGGATTTATTCTACCCGGTTGGGAGCCTAACCGTAGGGATGAGATTATGGACTTATTTGAGAAATATAAGGGCGTAACAAAAGAGAAATTAATGGAGAACTTAAAGTATTTCTTAGATGCTATTATGCCTGTTTGTGAAAAGTATCAGATTAAAATGGCACTTCATCCCGATGATCCTGCTTGGAGTGTATTTGGCTTACCAAGAATTGTGACAAGTGAGAAGGCCTTAGAGGAAATAGCTTTATTAAATGACAGCATCTATAACGGATTTACCTTATGTACCGGATCCCTTGGCAGTAATTTAAATAATAATCTTCCTCAGATTATTAGAAATCCCAAGATAAGTAATAGGATTCATTTTGTTCATTTAAGAAATATGAAATTTGAATCAGATGGGGTGTTTTATGAAAGCTCACACCTATCCTGTGACGGTAACTTCGATATGTATGAGATAGTTAAGGCCTTATATGATATCGGATTTGACGGAGTTGTACGTCCCGACCATGGCAGAATGATTTGGGATGAGCAGGCAAGACCCGGTTATGGCCTGTATGATAGAGCCCTTGGTGTAGCTTACCTAAACGGTCTGTGGGAAGCTATAAGAAAAAATGACAAATCAAATAAGTAA